GATGGGCAAGGGCGGCGACCACCAGGTGCCGAATGCGCGTAAAGCCATGGGCCATGCCTACGGTGGTGGGTCGCAGTATTACTCGATGTGGGTGGTGGGCTCTGGAAAGCCGGTCACGCCGTGACCCGGATGAAGTACACCTGCAGCGTCGTGATGGCGCCGGTCGACCAGTTGGTCGGCATCGCCAAAACCGCCGAAGAAGTCGGGTTCGATTCGATCGCCTTGCCTGATTCTCTGTTTTTCATGGAGAAGGCGGCCGCCGATTATCCCTACACCGCTGACGGGTCGCGGATGTGGGACGAGAACGCCCCATGGGTCGATCCGCTGATCGCCGCCGCCGCGATGGGCTCGGTCACCTCGACACTGCGGTTCTACACCCACGTGTTGAAGCTCGGCTCCCGCCAGCCGCTGCTACTGGCCCGCCAGGTCGGATCGGTGGCCAATCTGACCAACAACCGCTTCGGCTTCGGCATCGGGATCGGTTGGGCACCTGAGGAATTCGAATGGTGCGGAGTACCCTACCAGCGCCGCGGCGCACGGGTCGACGAGATGATCGAGGTGATCAAGCTGGTGCTCGGCGGCGGCATGGTCGAATTCCACGGTGAATTCTTCGATTTCGATCGCCTGCAGATGAGCCCGGCCCCCAGCCTTCCGGTGCCGTTCTACGTCGGCGGGCACACCGACGTGGCACTCAAGCGGGCCGCCCGAGTCGGTGACGGCTGGTCCACCGCGATGATGACCAGCGCGCAACTCAACGAGACCATCGGCCGGCTCAATGCGCTGCGCAGCGAATACGGCCGAGCCGACCAGCCGTTCGAGGTTCAGGCGGTCTGTATCGACAAGTTCGGGGTCGACGGTCACCGCGAGCTCGCCGAGATGGGGGTCACCGACAACATCGTGGTGCCCTGGGTGTTCGACGGCCTGGGCTTCGACGCGCCGCTCGAAAAGAAGCAGGACTCGCTGAAACGCTTCGCCGACACCTATATCCACTCCGGCTGGCAGGACGCATGACCCATCCGCACCCCGCGCACGAGGCCGGCCGGCGCTCCCGTGAGGCGGTTCAAGCCCGGGACAAGCAGGCCTGGCTGGCGGTCTTCGCCGACGACGCCGTCGTCGAAGACCCCATCGGGCCATCGGCTTTCGATCCCGAGGGCACCGGCCACCGCGGCCGCGACGCAATATCGGCGTTCTGGGACAAGGCCATCGCGCCCACCACCAGGATCGAGTTCTTCTTCCGCGACACCTTCCAATGCGGCAACGAGGAAGCCAACGTCGGGCACATCCTGATCACCATGGGCGACCATCAGATCACCACCGAAGGGGTGTTCACCTACAAGGCCGACGACGACGGACAGCTGGTGGCGCTGCGGGCGTACTGGGAAATGGACCGCGCCGCCGCGACCGCCAAAAAAATCTAGGCCAAGCGTCGCCGTCACGCCTACACTCTCAGGAATGCCTACTGAGCTGCGTTACGAGCGCTGGTTTCTCCCCTTCTCGGTACCGCTCGGCTGCGGGCCGAAGCACAGCGAGGTGCGTGTCCAGGACGGCACGCTGCGCGTCAGGTTCGGCTGGGGCTTCAACGCTGAGATCCCGCTGGCGTCCATCAAAGACGCCAAGCCCAACCACGACCGGGTGTACTCCTGGGGTGCGCACGGGTTCCGGGGCCGCTGGCTGGTCAACGGATCTTCCAAGGGCATCGTCGAGCTGACCATCGACCCGCCCACGCAGGCGAAGGTCATGGGCGTGCCCGTCACGCTGAAAACGTTGTATGTCAGTGTGACCGACCCCGATGCATTGATCGCGGAAGTCAGCAGCAAGGCCTGACACCGGCCGACAGTTCATCTGCCGACGCTCGGTTTGGCGCCTGCGGCTCGAGTCCCCGCCAAGGCTGGCCGGCTCAACTTGCTCAATGGGTAACGCCCATGCGGGTAGTGTCCAGATGTCGCGATCAAAATGCTGGTGAGGGAGGTGGCTGTGGGTGCAAGGGAATTCAGGCGTAGCAGGCTGTTGAACCAGCGCACCCTTGCTATCGCGGGCGTCGCCGTAGTCCTCGTGGCCATCCTCGCAGCTGTAGGGCACCTGGGCTTCTTCCGTACCTCATCCAAAGAAGCCGCGCCCAGTCAGGCGGGTCCGTCGACCGTTGCGCCCGCGCCCCAACAGATTGTGCTGCCGTTCGAGGTAGGAGATCCCGACGGGGTCGGGGTGGACGGTAAGGGCGATGTTTATGTCGCCGACTCGAGCAACGACCGGGTGTTGACGCTGCCGGCCGGCGCCGATAAACAATCCGAGTTGCCGTTCACCGGCCTCAACCGTCCGGCTGGTTTGGCGCTGGACGTCAGCGGCGGCGTATACCTGGTCGACGCGTACAACAACCGGGTACTCAAGCTGCCGGCGGGCTCACCCACGCCTGCTGAGTTGCCTTTCACCGGCCTGAGTTCTCCCCATGGCGTTGCGGTAGACCGCAACGGCAACGTGTACGTCGTCGACTCCGGCAACAACCGCGTATTGGAACTGCCCGCCGGCTCGAACAATCCCACCGAGCTGCCGTTCATCGGCCTTCGCCATCCGTTGGGCACGGCAGTGGACGACGACGGCGCGGTGTATGTCGCCGACAGCGAAAACAACCGCGTGGCAAGGCTTGCCGCTGGTGGGGCCACCCC
The nucleotide sequence above comes from Mycobacterium pseudokansasii. Encoded proteins:
- a CDS encoding NHL repeat-containing protein; its protein translation is MGAREFRRSRLLNQRTLAIAGVAVVLVAILAAVGHLGFFRTSSKEAAPSQAGPSTVAPAPQQIVLPFEVGDPDGVGVDGKGDVYVADSSNDRVLTLPAGADKQSELPFTGLNRPAGLALDVSGGVYLVDAYNNRVLKLPAGSPTPAELPFTGLSSPHGVAVDRNGNVYVVDSGNNRVLELPAGSNNPTELPFIGLRHPLGTAVDDDGAVYVADSENNRVARLAAGGATPVYLPFTDLNFPHGVAVDHNGGVYVTDLNNNRVLKLAAGSNTPSTLPFTDLNFPYGVAVDNAGNVYVTDFHKRVVKLSTN
- a CDS encoding TIGR03619 family F420-dependent LLM class oxidoreductase; protein product: MKYTCSVVMAPVDQLVGIAKTAEEVGFDSIALPDSLFFMEKAAADYPYTADGSRMWDENAPWVDPLIAAAAMGSVTSTLRFYTHVLKLGSRQPLLLARQVGSVANLTNNRFGFGIGIGWAPEEFEWCGVPYQRRGARVDEMIEVIKLVLGGGMVEFHGEFFDFDRLQMSPAPSLPVPFYVGGHTDVALKRAARVGDGWSTAMMTSAQLNETIGRLNALRSEYGRADQPFEVQAVCIDKFGVDGHRELAEMGVTDNIVVPWVFDGLGFDAPLEKKQDSLKRFADTYIHSGWQDA
- a CDS encoding nuclear transport factor 2 family protein → MTHPHPAHEAGRRSREAVQARDKQAWLAVFADDAVVEDPIGPSAFDPEGTGHRGRDAISAFWDKAIAPTTRIEFFFRDTFQCGNEEANVGHILITMGDHQITTEGVFTYKADDDGQLVALRAYWEMDRAAATAKKI